In a single window of the Paenibacillus sp. MMS20-IR301 genome:
- the bshB2 gene encoding bacillithiol biosynthesis deacetylase BshB2, giving the protein MNNKLMEHRRILVVLPHPDDEAYFVSGTLAKYIDAGTHVTYACLTLGEMGRNMGVPLIANRVTLPVIRKEELAASCQAIGIQDLRMLGFHDKMIEFEDPALLDGQILALVQELQPSLVITFYPGYSVHPDHDATGAAVIRTIACIPAAERPVVHCVAFSNNHKQKIGNADVIIDVTSFLAAKLESILSHRSQFQADKVLGGRDINDAEIRSKFGTERFWTYQFAMRTELEDKVLAGCNG; this is encoded by the coding sequence ATGAACAATAAACTGATGGAACATCGGAGAATTCTGGTGGTGCTTCCGCATCCGGATGATGAAGCGTATTTCGTATCCGGAACACTCGCCAAGTACATAGACGCTGGTACCCATGTCACTTATGCCTGCCTGACGCTGGGCGAAATGGGGCGTAATATGGGCGTTCCGCTGATTGCGAACCGGGTTACGCTGCCGGTTATCCGGAAGGAGGAGCTTGCAGCCTCCTGTCAGGCGATTGGAATTCAAGACTTAAGGATGCTCGGCTTCCATGATAAAATGATCGAATTCGAAGACCCGGCGCTGCTGGACGGTCAGATTCTGGCGCTGGTGCAGGAGCTGCAGCCCTCACTGGTAATTACCTTCTACCCGGGCTACAGCGTGCATCCCGATCATGATGCTACCGGTGCAGCCGTTATTCGGACCATTGCCTGTATACCTGCAGCAGAACGGCCGGTCGTACACTGTGTCGCATTCTCCAACAATCACAAGCAGAAGATCGGAAATGCGGATGTGATTATAGATGTGACATCCTTCCTCGCCGCGAAGCTGGAATCCATCCTGTCGCACCGCTCGCAGTTCCAGGCGGACAAGGTTCTGGGGGGCAGGGACATTAATGATGCTGAAATCCGCAGCAAGTTCGGTACTGAGCGGTTCTGGACCTACCAGTTTGCTATGCGCACAGAGCTGGAGGACAAAGTATTGGCGGGATGCAACGGATAA
- a CDS encoding HD domain-containing protein, translating into MNRDTINEIAKNTMSYRKSHLHREKGFIYYHCQRVANISLSLRRELFPDEDSMDDIIYAAAMLHDVTKGIEPHQETGAVLVKSLLKDECSPEQLEFISDIIALHNVRNHEELPFYIKLVQDADMLDHFGSMNIWTKFLGSAHSEESVWETLRFWDSGEHKQFLVKARSQLNYSRSKDIFDQKLKFEQQFHERFKLECNGEVDFS; encoded by the coding sequence ATGAACCGGGATACAATTAACGAAATTGCTAAGAACACAATGAGTTACCGGAAGTCACATTTACACAGGGAGAAGGGATTCATCTACTATCATTGTCAGCGTGTAGCCAATATATCGCTAAGCCTAAGAAGGGAACTGTTCCCGGATGAAGATTCTATGGATGATATCATCTATGCTGCCGCCATGCTCCATGATGTAACCAAAGGCATTGAACCCCATCAGGAGACCGGGGCGGTGCTGGTCAAATCCCTGCTGAAGGATGAATGCTCCCCGGAACAACTGGAATTCATCTCGGACATCATTGCCCTTCATAATGTACGTAATCACGAGGAGCTACCGTTCTACATCAAGCTTGTGCAGGATGCGGATATGCTGGATCATTTCGGGAGCATGAATATTTGGACGAAGTTTCTGGGCAGCGCGCACAGCGAGGAGAGCGTGTGGGAGACCCTCCGGTTCTGGGATAGCGGTGAGCATAAACAGTTTTTAGTGAAGGCACGCAGTCAGCTGAACTATAGCCGGTCGAAGGATATTTTTGATCAGAAGCTGAAGTTTGAGCAGCAGTTCCATGAGCGCTTCAAGCTGGAGTGTAACGGGGAAGTAGATTTTAGCTAA
- a CDS encoding Gfo/Idh/MocA family oxidoreductase, whose translation MRLGIAGAGNIVKDLLSFVGEIPGISLSAICSRPGREEALQRLQAQHGISRIYTDYSAMLQDVEVDTVYVAVPNHLHYSYTKDALLGGKHVICEKPFTSSLQELQELEQLAKERELILLEAISNQYLVNAALLKEHLSGLGVIKMVSCNYSQYSSRYDAFKQGVVLPAFDPLMSGGALMDINIYNIHLIVGCFGSPQKVEYRANIERGIDTSGLLLLDYGDFHCACIGAKDSSAVSSVNIQGTEGYIYMAGSANVCDAFEYAAHQQKPVRVDRKDHPHRMYDEFLAFEQMIAEQDHPQAAERLAHSERVMMVVEQAKRSAGLVFGKDCKN comes from the coding sequence AGATTCCGGGAATCAGTCTGAGCGCAATCTGTTCAAGACCCGGCAGAGAGGAAGCGCTGCAGCGGCTGCAGGCACAGCATGGGATTTCTAGAATATACACAGATTACAGTGCGATGCTGCAGGACGTGGAAGTGGATACCGTATATGTGGCCGTCCCGAATCACTTGCATTATTCCTATACTAAGGATGCGCTTTTAGGGGGTAAGCATGTTATCTGTGAAAAGCCGTTCACTTCCAGCCTGCAGGAGCTTCAGGAGCTGGAACAGCTTGCCAAGGAGCGGGAGCTGATCCTGCTCGAAGCGATCTCGAATCAATATCTGGTCAATGCTGCGCTGCTGAAGGAGCACTTGTCCGGGCTTGGTGTCATCAAAATGGTCTCCTGCAACTATTCGCAATATTCATCGCGGTATGATGCATTCAAGCAGGGCGTGGTCTTGCCGGCGTTTGATCCGCTGATGTCCGGCGGAGCCCTGATGGATATTAATATCTATAATATCCATCTGATCGTCGGCTGCTTCGGCAGCCCGCAGAAGGTAGAGTACCGGGCCAATATCGAGCGGGGCATTGATACCTCGGGCCTGCTGCTGCTTGATTACGGGGACTTCCACTGCGCTTGCATCGGCGCCAAGGACAGCTCGGCTGTCAGCTCAGTGAATATTCAGGGGACGGAGGGCTACATATACATGGCTGGTTCGGCAAATGTATGTGACGCCTTCGAATATGCAGCACATCAGCAGAAGCCCGTCCGTGTTGACCGGAAGGACCATCCCCACCGGATGTATGATGAGTTCCTTGCCTTCGAGCAGATGATCGCGGAGCAGGATCACCCGCAGGCTGCGGAGCGGCTCGCACACAGCGAACGCGTGATGATGGTGGTGGAGCAGGCGAAGCGCAGCGCCGGACTGGTGTTTGGTAAGGACTGCAAGAATTAA
- a CDS encoding YojF family protein — MQPIQPKDIQFQIERLAGEELFIHLELTTGAYANHIDSSRPPGSAFISNAVIRYSHGSISGNGPYRVGLKTEHGWIYAEGLTHVDENETERLILAGHDNQGKLIVALQLSRNPF; from the coding sequence ATGCAGCCTATTCAACCTAAAGATATTCAATTCCAGATCGAACGGCTTGCCGGAGAAGAATTATTCATCCACCTTGAACTAACAACAGGTGCTTATGCCAATCACATTGACAGCTCCCGCCCGCCGGGATCGGCATTCATCAGCAATGCAGTGATCCGTTATTCACACGGCTCTATTTCTGGAAACGGCCCGTACCGGGTAGGACTGAAGACTGAGCATGGCTGGATTTATGCCGAAGGCCTGACTCATGTCGATGAGAACGAAACCGAGCGGCTGATTCTGGCCGGACATGATAATCAGGGCAAGCTGATTGTAGCTTTGCAGCTCAGCCGGAACCCTTTTTAA